In Mycobacterium sp. JS623, one genomic interval encodes:
- a CDS encoding AurF N-oxygenase family protein, with product MTAINDADRALEGSHFERVEALSQATTRLRFDPYVDIDWDAPDNALDKDDPRWQLDSKTDPLAATDWYARQPLQRRIDMGRWITANTLKATIQFEQMLIRGVVHYAGNLRNGSPVFRYLMEELIDEANHILMFQEFINRSGEDVPGMRRGSRFVGPIIGFIGGYASIFHFIGVLCGEQPLHYQQTLQHRGAAKVPPLLNKITYIHLAEEARHITFADDYLAQRMRWSSRFRRATYAIAFPFYLRWLIGESMGPPRTFARQFGVPRRVFKSAYWRSAQSCRMMADSAADVRRIADDLGLRTVWTRWLWRMFGVEGPVPRYRGEPDRDNSVAGVVGHRLAVWGRLAAVAIMAGVALGATPDGLRIIAVAAVGVGVWATYHLLRERRGGVVGNQEFEWPRLFVWVAVCVAMIPAGGLIGLALVVFMIWALAEFMPTL from the coding sequence ATGACGGCGATCAACGACGCGGACCGCGCGCTTGAGGGTTCCCACTTCGAGAGGGTGGAGGCTCTGTCGCAGGCGACGACTCGTCTGCGCTTCGATCCGTACGTCGACATCGACTGGGACGCACCAGATAACGCTCTGGACAAAGACGATCCGCGATGGCAGCTGGACTCGAAGACAGATCCCCTTGCGGCGACGGACTGGTATGCCCGACAGCCGTTGCAGCGACGAATCGACATGGGCCGCTGGATTACCGCGAACACGCTCAAGGCGACGATTCAGTTCGAACAGATGTTGATCCGCGGGGTGGTGCACTACGCCGGCAATCTGCGGAATGGTTCGCCAGTCTTTCGCTATCTCATGGAGGAGTTGATCGACGAAGCCAATCACATCCTGATGTTCCAAGAGTTCATCAACCGCAGCGGCGAAGACGTTCCCGGGATGCGGCGAGGCTCCCGGTTCGTCGGTCCGATCATTGGCTTCATCGGCGGCTACGCCAGCATCTTCCATTTCATCGGGGTGCTATGCGGTGAACAGCCGCTGCACTATCAGCAGACCCTGCAGCATCGTGGCGCGGCGAAAGTACCGCCGCTGCTCAACAAGATCACCTACATCCACCTGGCCGAAGAAGCCCGTCACATCACATTCGCCGACGACTATCTGGCGCAACGGATGCGGTGGTCCAGCCGCTTCAGGCGGGCGACATATGCCATCGCCTTTCCGTTCTATCTACGGTGGTTGATCGGGGAGTCGATGGGACCGCCGCGCACTTTCGCCCGCCAATTCGGCGTGCCGCGAAGGGTTTTCAAGTCCGCTTACTGGAGGAGCGCTCAGTCATGCCGGATGATGGCGGACTCAGCCGCCGACGTTCGCCGCATCGCCGACGACCTAGGCCTGCGAACGGTGTGGACGCGTTGGCTATGGCGAATGTTCGGAGTCGAGGGGCCGGTACCGCGGTATCGCGGCGAGCCGGACCGAGACAACTCCGTGGCCGGCGTCGTCGGGCATCGACTGGCCGTGTGGGGACGTCTTGCGGCCGTGGCGATCATGGCTGGCGTGGCGCTGGGGGCGACGCCGGACGGATTGCGAATCATTGCTGTTGCCGCGGTCGGCGTCGGCGTATGGGCGACCTACCACCTGCTCCGCGAACGTCGTGGCGGCGTGGTGGGCAATCAAGAATTCGAATGGCCCAGGCTTTTCGTCTGGGTGGCGGTGTGCGTAGCCATGATTCCCGCCGGCGGCCTGATCGGACTTGCTCTGGTGGTGTTCATGATCTGGGCGCTCGCCGAGTTCATGCCCACGCTCTGA
- a CDS encoding RNA-binding S4 domain-containing protein has translation MESTRVDRWLWAVRLTKTRTDAAAACRGGHVRINDRPAKPATTVCPGDKVHARIGDRTRIVEVTRVIQKRVGAADAVTCYLDHSPAPPPTPYAPVAVRDRGAGRPTKRDRRLLDKWRASQR, from the coding sequence ATGGAGTCGACCCGCGTGGATAGGTGGTTGTGGGCCGTCCGGCTGACCAAGACCCGCACCGACGCCGCCGCAGCATGCCGGGGTGGACACGTGCGTATCAACGACCGTCCAGCGAAGCCCGCGACCACGGTGTGTCCGGGCGACAAGGTGCATGCCCGGATCGGCGACAGAACCCGCATCGTCGAGGTGACCCGGGTGATCCAGAAGCGTGTCGGCGCCGCCGACGCCGTGACGTGCTACCTCGATCACTCACCAGCCCCGCCGCCGACGCCGTATGCGCCTGTGGCCGTTCGCGATCGCGGCGCTGGCAGGCCGACGAAACGAGACCGCAGGCTGCTCGACAAGTGGCGGGCGAGCCAACGCTGA
- the dcd gene encoding dCTP deaminase — MLLSDRDIRAEIAAERLGIDPYDPDLVQPSSVDVRLDNMFRVFNNTRYTHIDPAKQQDELTSLVTPDPGEPFVLHPGEFVLGSTLELCTLPTDLAGRLEGKSSLGRLGLLTHSTAGFIDPGFSGHITLELSNVANLPITLWPGMKIGQLCLLRLTSPAEHPYGSAQAGSKYQGQRGPTPSRSYQNFIKSS; from the coding sequence GTGCTGCTCTCCGATCGCGACATCCGTGCCGAAATCGCAGCCGAGCGGCTGGGTATCGATCCCTACGATCCGGACCTCGTGCAGCCGTCGAGCGTTGATGTGCGCCTGGACAACATGTTCCGCGTCTTCAACAACACCCGCTACACCCACATCGACCCGGCCAAACAGCAGGACGAACTCACCAGCCTCGTGACACCGGATCCTGGCGAACCGTTCGTGTTGCATCCCGGCGAGTTCGTGCTCGGGTCGACGCTGGAGCTGTGCACGCTGCCCACCGACCTGGCCGGCCGCCTCGAGGGCAAGTCGTCGCTGGGCCGGCTCGGCCTGCTCACCCACTCGACCGCGGGCTTCATCGACCCCGGCTTCTCCGGCCACATCACCCTCGAGCTGTCGAATGTCGCGAACCTGCCGATCACGCTGTGGCCAGGGATGAAGATCGGCCAGCTCTGCCTGCTGCGACTGACCAGCCCCGCCGAACATCCCTACGGCAGCGCGCAGGCCGGCTCCAAGTACCAGGGCCAGCGCGGACCGACGCCGTCGCGGTCGTATCAGAACTTCATCAAGTCCAGCTGA
- a CDS encoding ammonium transporter encodes MDAIDPAATAWLLASTALVLLMTPGLAIFYGGMVRTTGVLNMIMMSFISIPLVTVAWLLVGYTLAFSDDSAGGVVGSLKHIGMLGINPDTARGPVPELLFATFQLGFAIVTAALVSGAIADRAKFAAWMVFVPIWTVAVYAVVAHWVWAPGGWLFSLGALDYAGGMVVEIVSGMSALALALVLGPRIGFKKDAMRPHNLPFVLLGCGLLWFGWFGFNAGSALAANGLASAVFLNTLVAGCLGMLGWITVEQIRDGKPTTFGAASGVIAGLVAITPSCGTVNTLGATVVGLAAGLVCSFAVGAKFRFGYDDSLDVVGVHFVGGVVGVLLIGFLATAVMTGGAQGLFYGGGFTQLGKQALGVVVVGAYAFVVSYVLGTIIDRIMGFRISAEDETTGVDFTQHAETAYAEAVHGYQPSRRPMTFGDPDASAPRPETAEEA; translated from the coding sequence TTGGACGCGATCGATCCTGCCGCCACCGCATGGCTGCTCGCCAGCACCGCCCTCGTCCTGCTGATGACCCCGGGCCTCGCCATCTTCTACGGCGGCATGGTCCGCACCACCGGCGTGCTCAACATGATCATGATGAGCTTCATCTCGATCCCGTTGGTGACCGTGGCGTGGCTGCTCGTCGGCTACACCCTCGCGTTCTCGGACGACAGCGCGGGCGGGGTGGTCGGCAGCCTCAAGCACATCGGCATGCTCGGCATCAATCCGGACACCGCCCGCGGTCCCGTGCCTGAATTGTTGTTCGCCACATTCCAATTGGGCTTTGCGATCGTCACCGCAGCATTGGTCAGCGGTGCGATCGCCGACCGTGCCAAGTTCGCCGCCTGGATGGTGTTCGTCCCGATATGGACCGTTGCGGTGTACGCCGTCGTCGCGCACTGGGTGTGGGCGCCGGGCGGCTGGCTGTTCAGCCTCGGCGCGCTGGACTACGCCGGTGGCATGGTGGTCGAAATCGTGTCCGGCATGTCGGCCCTGGCGCTCGCTCTTGTGCTGGGCCCTCGCATCGGCTTCAAGAAGGACGCCATGCGTCCGCACAACCTGCCGTTCGTTCTGCTCGGCTGCGGCTTGCTGTGGTTCGGGTGGTTCGGGTTCAACGCCGGTTCGGCGCTGGCCGCCAACGGGCTGGCATCCGCGGTCTTCCTCAACACCTTGGTGGCCGGATGCCTCGGCATGCTCGGATGGATCACCGTCGAGCAGATCCGCGACGGCAAGCCGACCACCTTCGGCGCCGCCTCCGGCGTGATCGCCGGCCTCGTCGCGATCACCCCGTCCTGCGGAACTGTGAACACGCTGGGCGCGACCGTGGTTGGGCTGGCGGCGGGCCTCGTCTGCTCGTTCGCCGTCGGCGCGAAGTTCCGCTTCGGCTACGACGATTCGCTGGATGTCGTCGGCGTGCACTTTGTCGGCGGTGTCGTCGGTGTGCTGCTGATCGGATTCCTGGCCACCGCGGTGATGACCGGCGGCGCGCAAGGCCTCTTCTATGGCGGCGGTTTCACTCAACTCGGCAAGCAGGCGTTGGGCGTCGTCGTTGTCGGCGCGTACGCGTTCGTCGTTTCGTACGTGCTCGGCACGATCATCGACCGCATCATGGGCTTCCGCATCAGCGCCGAGGACGAGACCACCGGCGTCGACTTCACGCAGCACGCCGAGACTGCGTACGCGGAGGCCGTGCACGGGTATCAGCCCTCGCGCCGTCCCATGACGTTCGGCGACCCGGACGCGTCGGCGCCGCGTCCCGAGACCGCCGAAGAAGCCTGA
- a CDS encoding DUF7159 family protein has protein sequence MDIVLGVSMTPTTVRMVLVEGENADGPIVDHDVFDVTAAEGSATSSSAADQVVEAVLGTKESAAAGGHHLKSIGVTWSDHAEASTLRDTLAARGINDVMLVSDGHAAGALAQAVGRAVGYATTALLFIDRDTATLSVVQTDDGSVVKVLSRSLHSGDAMAVLADMAAAVDAQDSPPQGMFVVGSGVDVTAVKAHLETLVSLPVSAPDEAELALARGAALASANAPAFEATTVGLAYSQDPDGTTAGNAYIGLAAAATQLAPVGAEPLDEYSAQTDMEPIATDEGRKPFLLVGSALTSIFVVGVVALVISLAVSIRPTVDQRPSPRPNAIVPSTVAPEPAPVQQAQQPVAPPPPAETIKPPMPVAVQEAPAPQQAPRQVFVEQAPAPQAAPPPPAAPPPAPEAPPVAPAPIAPAPVPYIPAPVYNPPVYNPPVYNPPVYNPYLPPPAYYPPRPRQWTPPWQPPQQEPPQQDPPDAPQYPQYPSQGGSGGGYPGSGSGSYPGGSGGRGDYGSGHSGGGRGPNCFLIFCSG, from the coding sequence GTGGACATCGTATTAGGTGTGTCGATGACACCTACGACGGTCCGCATGGTGCTGGTCGAAGGCGAGAACGCCGACGGCCCGATCGTCGACCACGATGTCTTCGACGTCACCGCCGCCGAAGGCTCAGCAACCTCTTCGAGCGCGGCGGACCAGGTCGTGGAGGCAGTCCTTGGCACCAAGGAAAGCGCCGCGGCGGGCGGGCATCATTTGAAGTCGATCGGCGTCACGTGGAGTGACCACGCCGAGGCGTCCACCCTGCGCGACACGCTGGCTGCGCGCGGCATCAATGACGTGATGCTCGTGTCGGACGGCCACGCCGCTGGCGCGCTCGCCCAGGCCGTCGGCCGGGCGGTGGGATACGCCACGACCGCGCTGCTGTTCATCGACCGCGACACCGCCACTTTGTCTGTGGTGCAGACCGACGACGGCTCCGTCGTCAAGGTGTTGAGCCGCTCGCTGCACAGCGGCGACGCGATGGCCGTCCTCGCCGACATGGCCGCGGCCGTCGACGCTCAGGACTCACCGCCGCAGGGCATGTTCGTGGTCGGCTCCGGCGTCGACGTCACCGCCGTGAAGGCACACCTCGAGACCCTCGTCAGCCTGCCGGTCAGCGCGCCCGACGAAGCGGAGCTGGCACTGGCCCGTGGCGCAGCGCTGGCATCCGCGAACGCCCCGGCCTTCGAGGCCACCACCGTCGGCCTGGCCTACTCGCAGGACCCCGACGGGACCACGGCGGGCAACGCTTATATCGGGCTTGCCGCGGCCGCGACGCAGCTGGCTCCTGTCGGCGCCGAACCTCTCGACGAGTATTCGGCGCAGACCGACATGGAGCCGATCGCCACCGACGAAGGCCGCAAGCCGTTCCTGCTCGTTGGTAGCGCGCTGACTTCGATTTTCGTGGTTGGTGTTGTGGCACTGGTCATTTCGCTAGCGGTGAGCATTCGACCGACGGTCGACCAGCGGCCGAGCCCCCGCCCGAACGCGATCGTGCCCAGCACGGTGGCGCCCGAACCGGCTCCCGTGCAACAGGCGCAGCAGCCCGTCGCCCCGCCTCCGCCCGCGGAGACCATCAAGCCGCCGATGCCCGTGGCCGTTCAGGAGGCCCCCGCGCCGCAGCAGGCGCCGCGTCAGGTGTTCGTCGAGCAGGCGCCCGCGCCGCAGGCGGCCCCGCCACCACCCGCCGCGCCGCCGCCCGCACCCGAGGCACCCCCGGTGGCCCCGGCTCCGATCGCGCCTGCGCCCGTTCCTTATATCCCGGCGCCGGTGTACAACCCGCCGGTGTACAACCCTCCGGTCTACAACCCTCCGGTCTACAACCCGTACCTGCCACCGCCGGCGTACTACCCGCCGCGGCCCAGGCAGTGGACACCGCCGTGGCAGCCGCCGCAGCAGGAGCCGCCGCAGCAGGACCCGCCGGACGCACCGCAGTATCCGCAGTATCCGAGCCAGGGCGGCTCGGGCGGTGGCTATCCGGGGTCGGGCTCCGGAAGCTATCCAGGTGGGTCCGGTGGTCGCGGTGACTACGGGTCCGGACACTCGGGCGGCGGCCGCGGCCCAAACTGTTTCCTGATCTTCTGTAGCGGCTAG
- a CDS encoding ABC transporter permease, producing the protein MSPGSTIGAAASRLRLFSLRELAVHRRRTIASIAVMSVSAMYLVAVFGIFGSITGSVNRLADGIAGIAALEVSGITDAGFPDTITADVAAVPGVATAAPMIRMSAPTATGEVLLFGADKSSAELGGALKDAVAQPVEQLSQAPDGVQVGPSVGRKKGDKFQVGSGEVTVTDVLTGKQLTDLNGGHYVLAPLALAQNVTDRHGQLDSILITVKPGADPANVRTAVTNAVNGRAIVAPPSMRAARAGDSVKMMNYMALMGAVVALIVGAFLVYTTMTMAITQRRPVISMLRAIGGRRATIVRDMLAEAAFLGLTGGAIGSGIGILLGRIAIGRLPPAMTQGLEARIEYWLPGYAIPAALATTVLTSVLASAMAARQVYKVSPIEALAPVGVSAADRVPRWLRIAIGVGAVTVFAMSIVIVLGRTGTIAVAAMSALFCAEIALGFALAGPMVKATAATARMFGSAGALAAATIERSPRRVWATVMTVLIAVVTTVVITGTNSDMIRSARDIFAHVADVDVLVSADSPDRFATDALPQGLSEKVAALPGVARVTEGAFAFAVVGGTRVMLDGFTAGTADALYHALDPRIRDDVLAGRGVVLTKNLGKSLAVKVGDTLRMQTPHGPKQVTVLALVPYFSTVIGTVGMNLDQLRQWFDRPASTTLQVKAAADPKRVLQDVRRVVPAPNYVYDGAAALAGIEAPMQQSMFIANAVWIIVAFVAAVALLNTLTLSVLERRREIGVLRAMGSSRRFTLAMVLAEATSIGVVGGVLGLLFGLADQWLYSLVSEDIMNFTVDFRPSPMALAFTVGAIAISLLGSLPPARRAARLNIIEAVSVE; encoded by the coding sequence GTGAGCCCCGGTTCGACGATCGGCGCCGCTGCGAGCCGGCTCCGGCTGTTCAGCCTGCGAGAGCTCGCCGTGCATCGGCGACGCACCATCGCCTCGATCGCCGTAATGTCGGTATCTGCAATGTATTTGGTCGCAGTGTTCGGCATCTTCGGGTCGATCACCGGCTCAGTCAACCGACTGGCCGACGGCATCGCAGGCATCGCCGCGCTCGAAGTCTCTGGCATCACCGACGCGGGATTTCCCGACACGATCACCGCTGACGTCGCCGCAGTGCCCGGTGTTGCGACGGCGGCGCCCATGATCCGGATGTCCGCGCCGACGGCGACGGGTGAGGTCCTGCTGTTCGGCGCCGACAAGAGCAGTGCCGAGTTGGGCGGCGCGCTGAAAGACGCCGTCGCACAACCGGTGGAGCAGCTGTCGCAGGCGCCGGACGGTGTACAGGTGGGGCCGTCTGTGGGCCGCAAGAAGGGCGACAAGTTCCAGGTTGGCTCCGGCGAGGTCACCGTCACCGACGTGCTCACCGGCAAGCAACTCACCGACCTCAACGGCGGCCACTATGTGCTTGCCCCACTTGCATTGGCGCAGAACGTCACAGATCGGCACGGTCAGCTCGACTCGATCCTGATCACCGTCAAACCCGGTGCCGACCCCGCGAACGTGCGCACCGCGGTCACCAACGCCGTCAACGGCCGCGCAATCGTCGCTCCCCCGAGCATGCGGGCGGCCCGCGCGGGCGACAGCGTCAAGATGATGAATTACATGGCCCTGATGGGCGCCGTGGTCGCGTTGATCGTCGGCGCCTTTCTCGTCTACACCACCATGACGATGGCGATCACCCAACGCAGGCCGGTCATCTCGATGCTGCGTGCGATCGGCGGCCGCCGCGCCACCATCGTTCGGGACATGCTTGCAGAGGCCGCGTTCCTCGGCCTGACCGGTGGCGCGATCGGGTCAGGCATCGGAATACTGCTGGGCCGCATCGCGATTGGTCGACTGCCACCGGCGATGACCCAAGGTCTTGAAGCGCGCATCGAATACTGGCTGCCCGGCTATGCGATACCGGCGGCGCTTGCGACGACGGTGCTCACCAGCGTCCTGGCATCGGCCATGGCCGCGCGGCAGGTATACAAGGTGTCGCCCATCGAGGCACTGGCACCAGTCGGAGTCTCCGCGGCAGACCGCGTTCCGCGGTGGCTGCGGATCGCCATCGGTGTTGGCGCTGTCACCGTGTTCGCCATGTCGATCGTGATCGTCCTCGGGCGAACCGGCACCATCGCCGTTGCCGCGATGTCGGCACTCTTCTGCGCCGAGATCGCTCTCGGTTTCGCGCTCGCCGGGCCCATGGTGAAGGCCACCGCCGCAACCGCCCGCATGTTCGGATCGGCGGGCGCGCTCGCGGCGGCGACCATCGAGCGTTCGCCACGCCGTGTGTGGGCCACCGTGATGACCGTGCTCATCGCTGTGGTCACCACCGTCGTCATCACCGGCACGAACTCGGACATGATCCGGTCGGCCCGCGACATCTTCGCCCACGTAGCGGATGTCGACGTCTTGGTGAGCGCCGACTCGCCCGACAGGTTCGCCACTGATGCTCTGCCGCAAGGCCTTTCGGAGAAGGTGGCCGCGCTGCCCGGCGTGGCGCGTGTCACCGAGGGCGCGTTCGCGTTCGCCGTTGTCGGCGGCACCCGGGTGATGCTCGACGGGTTCACCGCGGGCACCGCCGATGCGCTCTACCACGCGCTTGATCCGCGAATCCGCGACGACGTCCTCGCCGGCCGCGGAGTGGTGCTCACCAAGAACCTTGGCAAGTCGCTGGCCGTCAAGGTCGGCGACACACTGCGGATGCAGACGCCACACGGCCCGAAGCAAGTGACCGTACTGGCACTGGTGCCGTACTTCTCAACCGTGATCGGCACGGTCGGAATGAATCTCGATCAGCTCCGGCAGTGGTTCGACCGTCCGGCGTCGACCACTCTGCAAGTCAAAGCCGCCGCGGATCCCAAGCGCGTGCTGCAAGACGTACGCCGCGTCGTACCCGCCCCGAACTATGTGTACGACGGAGCGGCGGCGCTCGCGGGCATCGAAGCGCCGATGCAGCAGAGCATGTTCATCGCCAATGCCGTGTGGATCATCGTCGCATTCGTCGCTGCCGTCGCACTTCTCAACACGTTGACCCTCTCGGTGCTCGAGCGGCGGCGGGAGATCGGGGTGCTGCGAGCGATGGGATCCAGCCGCCGATTCACCCTCGCAATGGTGCTCGCCGAGGCTACGAGCATCGGCGTCGTCGGCGGTGTGTTGGGACTGTTGTTCGGCCTGGCGGATCAGTGGCTCTACAGCCTCGTCAGCGAGGACATCATGAACTTCACCGTCGACTTCCGGCCCAGCCCAATGGCGCTCGCCTTCACGGTCGGCGCGATCGCGATCAGCCTGCTCGGCTCGCTGCCGCCAGCTCGACGCGCCGCCCGACTGAACATCATCGAAGCGGTGAGTGTCGAATAG
- a CDS encoding class I SAM-dependent methyltransferase → MPDLPYFDLLIDERQDGGETGQLWERQVHWGYWDDPKAATGTRADYHAAMETMDGVLLEAGKVADGQRLLDVGCGFGGTIQRINGGHADMHLTGLNIDPRQLAAAEAQTKSTNGNQIVWVEGDACQLPFDDNSFDRVLAVECIFHFPSRERFLAEVARVLRPGGYLAVSDFVPVMAFFGKTPIWTAIRSRIAKSYGTLGAVPLRRYKTMGKRAGLRLDASRNIRKHTMPTYPFLIRFFREQGSADAEKTMVVGTRWMKWLSKSGLLQYRVYTFHKPAVT, encoded by the coding sequence ATGCCTGACCTTCCGTATTTCGATTTGCTGATCGACGAACGGCAGGACGGCGGTGAGACCGGGCAGCTGTGGGAACGTCAAGTGCACTGGGGTTATTGGGATGACCCCAAGGCCGCGACGGGAACCCGAGCCGATTACCACGCAGCCATGGAGACGATGGACGGCGTGCTGTTGGAAGCCGGCAAGGTCGCAGATGGGCAGCGCCTGCTGGACGTCGGATGCGGATTCGGCGGAACCATCCAACGGATCAATGGCGGGCACGCCGACATGCATCTCACTGGCCTGAACATCGATCCGCGCCAGCTTGCGGCCGCCGAGGCTCAGACCAAGTCAACGAACGGCAATCAGATTGTCTGGGTGGAAGGCGACGCGTGTCAGCTTCCGTTCGACGACAACTCCTTTGACCGGGTTTTGGCCGTCGAATGCATCTTCCACTTCCCGTCCCGCGAGCGTTTCCTGGCGGAGGTCGCGCGAGTGCTCAGGCCGGGCGGTTACCTGGCGGTGTCCGACTTCGTTCCCGTCATGGCTTTCTTTGGCAAGACCCCGATTTGGACAGCGATTCGCTCTCGGATCGCGAAGTCCTACGGGACGCTCGGGGCCGTACCGCTTCGGCGTTACAAGACCATGGGCAAGCGTGCCGGCCTTCGACTCGACGCGAGTCGCAACATCCGGAAGCACACGATGCCGACGTACCCGTTCCTGATCAGGTTCTTCCGCGAACAAGGCTCAGCGGATGCAGAGAAGACGATGGTCGTGGGAACGCGATGGATGAAGTGGCTGTCCAAGTCCGGCCTTCTGCAATACCGGGTCTACACGTTCCATAAGCCTGCTGTGACTTGA
- a CDS encoding PE-PPE domain-containing protein — protein sequence MSGKHRKKISRPAAAVAAVVTPAGVLAAALAVSGFSPGAAPSTTETSAPSAVDLLALITPANSTAQFFAGTTYYGTNYANTSYAPQQVVPFLAGPQGIANAISGANDGPGGDRTVVLASGWGAGQTGTALGELAQNNPGALSDIDLAILDNNTNRAAGGFWTTYAPFAPLLGTSAAPTSSNLDSHVLDVAYAYNINSDAPTDPLNPFAVGNSLAAYAYGYGGEQTADVPQAAIDEAKGPSNVPHHHYIVHPDGTYTAVDLPGSSTTYVTFESEHLPLLRPLRLVPGGDIVANTLEPTTTELVDAGYQNGKPIPSDPRVPQPMTPGSSLGNLGGVPGSIPAGLAAGASTATQDVTSPTNLITKPIDEAGKLPSLPGVSSLPGLSPSTLTNSSVSSNTLKASSPNKFLPGLPGTGNNSPSGSSGGGNGLKNVADTVNNAVKNVTDGLTGK from the coding sequence ATGAGCGGTAAGCACCGCAAGAAAATTTCGCGACCGGCGGCCGCGGTCGCAGCCGTAGTGACGCCCGCCGGCGTCCTCGCCGCTGCGCTGGCGGTGTCCGGATTCTCGCCCGGTGCTGCCCCGAGCACGACGGAAACGTCGGCCCCGTCGGCGGTGGACTTGCTGGCTTTGATTACCCCCGCAAACTCGACGGCGCAGTTCTTCGCGGGGACGACGTACTACGGCACAAATTACGCGAATACGTCGTACGCGCCGCAACAGGTAGTTCCGTTCCTGGCGGGACCCCAAGGCATTGCAAATGCGATCAGCGGTGCCAACGACGGCCCGGGGGGTGACAGAACCGTGGTTCTGGCATCTGGATGGGGCGCCGGGCAGACCGGCACTGCGCTGGGAGAACTAGCCCAGAACAATCCGGGCGCTCTGAGTGACATCGACCTCGCCATTCTCGACAACAACACCAACCGCGCCGCCGGTGGCTTCTGGACGACCTATGCGCCGTTCGCACCGCTGCTGGGGACCTCGGCCGCCCCGACGTCGAGCAACTTGGACTCCCACGTTCTGGACGTCGCATACGCCTACAACATCAACAGCGACGCCCCAACGGATCCGCTGAATCCGTTCGCCGTCGGCAACAGCCTCGCCGCCTATGCCTACGGCTACGGAGGCGAGCAAACCGCCGATGTCCCGCAAGCGGCGATCGACGAGGCAAAAGGTCCCAGCAACGTCCCGCACCATCACTACATCGTGCATCCGGACGGCACCTACACCGCGGTGGACCTGCCGGGAAGCAGCACGACATATGTGACCTTCGAATCCGAGCACTTGCCCCTGCTGCGTCCACTGCGTCTGGTTCCCGGCGGCGACATCGTGGCGAATACCTTGGAACCGACGACGACCGAACTCGTGGACGCGGGATATCAAAATGGCAAGCCGATACCATCCGATCCTCGTGTGCCACAACCGATGACGCCGGGGTCATCGCTCGGCAACCTGGGCGGAGTGCCAGGTTCGATTCCGGCCGGGCTGGCGGCCGGCGCTAGCACCGCGACGCAAGACGTGACCAGCCCGACCAACCTCATCACGAAGCCGATCGATGAGGCGGGCAAGCTCCCATCGCTGCCGGGCGTCTCGTCGCTGCCGGGGCTTTCACCGTCGACGCTGACCAATTCGTCGGTGTCGTCCAACACCCTGAAGGCCAGCTCTCCGAACAAGTTCCTTCCAGGGCTGCCTGGGACGGGTAACAACTCACCGAGCGGTTCGTCCGGCGGGGGCAACGGGCTGAAGAACGTCGCCGACACGGTCAACAACGCTGTCAAGAACGTGACTGACGGCCTGACCGGCAAGTAG